ACAATTTGGGCATCGGGATCGTTTCGACTGGCTTTTGCAGCAGCAGAGGTGCCACCGGCAACTGCACCGATAATGATAAGTTTCATAAAGTTTTCTCCTTTTTGGAATACCATCAGTCAGAAAAATATGTTAAACGTTACAATATAATTTAATTATAGAGATTATATGAAGGCTTGGCAATGGTGTTTTCTACCAAAAAGAGTAATAAATTTGAATTTATCTGGAGATTTGAAAAAGTCGTTGAGAAATTAAATTTTAGGGTATATTAATTATAGCAGCTATTTAATTTTAATAGGTAATTGCGAAATGAAAACAAAAATGAAAAAAATGAGAAAGTAGAGCATGAAGAGAGCTGATTAAAAAAGTATGACAAAAAAAGCAGGAAGCGTTGCAAAAAAAAGGCGCAAAAATAAAAGCCTGAGAAAAGCCTGAAAAAAACTTTATTTTAGCAGTTAGGCAATCAGTTTTTTAAGACTGCGGATGTATTGAAGCTGATGAATGTTGTCAGCAAGAATGACAGTAATCAGCTGGGTAATGCCAGCCAGGAGCAGATCCGCGCGAAGCGTCCGAGCATTTCTTGTTTTGCGACCGGCAACACAGAAAGAATCTTTGAAATGATTGAGTGACTGTTCAACAACACCGCGAATTTTATAGATTTGCTGCCACTCGTCAGTACCCCGAAGCGTACCTGGGTAAGCTCTAAGGTTTTTTTCAGGGTAAACATAGAACATCCGGCCACAGGAAGAAGGTGTGCAGGGTTTTTCGCAGAAACACTGACGTTTGGATTTACCGGATTGCTGCCTGACCCATCGGGTTTTGGGACAGGTAAATTTAAAGCGGACGAGACCATTTTTACGCCTGGTTTTACCTTCCGGTTTCATGGGAAGTGAAGGGTTGTCCGGACAACAGGGGATACCATGCTCATTAACCGGGCAATCGGAATAAGAAAGGGAGCCCCGCGAATTGAGGGGAATGAAGGCTTTTTCAAACTTTAAATCAGTCAGCAGCGAGTGATAAATGACTGAGCTGTCAAAAGCGGCATCACCAATAAAAAGTTTGGGAACAATCAGCGGATGCTTTTTAAAAAAGTCGGAAAGAACAGGAATAAGTGCTTTGGTATCATGGAGCGACTTGTCCTCGTCGGGAGAATCAGACTTTTTCTCAACAGCAATATCAGGATGATCAACCAGAAAGTTGGCATCATAAAAAGAGATATCCCGGACAATGCCAAGGCCGTTGGTGATCATGCCGAATTTATAGACATAACAGAAATGACCGTTGATATAAAGCTGTTTAATAGAAGAATTGGCTTTAGCGTGGGTGGGCATGGCGCCATAGGCGGCCTTGTAGGGATCATAGGAATCATCCAGCTGATGGGTTTTCTTGAAAGCTTTGAGCTGTTTGATGATTTTATTGGCAAATTTGGGATTATTTTCAGTAACATAGGCTTCAATTCCCGAAGTATCAAAGATGGTCATCATGGCCTTATGAGCATCGATCTTTTGGCAGATTGGTTCAGTTACATCAACAAGTTGATGAAAAAACGATTGTAAGTCCGGAAGATAATCTTGCTTGAAGCGAGTCAGCTGGGATGCGTGGGGAACTCTGCTGAAACCGCAGAAATCCCTTAATTCGCTGGAAAACTTGAGAAAAGTGATCAGCAGGGTGTCAGTGGGAATGGAAAAAATTCGCTGCAGAATGAATGCCCAAAGAATGGAACAAAGCTCAAAATCACGGTGTCGCCCATTACAAGCATAGTAATGACTGTAAAAAGAATGTGGAACCAGAGCATGAAGGTCAAGTTTTTCTTCCAGCAGTGAAAGAAAGTGATGTTTGTCCTGTTCAAAAAAATGAGTGCAATCAGCATAAATTTCAGCAAACGAAAGCTGTTTTTGTGGTAAAATATCCATATATAACTCCTTTCAGGATGATGGATTGTTGTGGTTGTAACTCAATTTTATCATAATCTGGTGAGGAGTTATATTTTTTTATGTTAAAAATATCCCGCTATTATGCGGGTTATGGCATTTCGCAAATGCCTATTTAATTTTAATAGGTAATTGCGAAATGAAAACAAAAATGAAAAAAATGAGAAAGTAGAGCATGAAGAGAGCTGATTAAAAAAGTATGACAAAAAAAGCAGGAAGCGTTGCAAAAAAAAGGCGCAAAAATAAAAGCCTGAGAAAAGCCTGAAAAAAACTTTATTTTAGCAGTTAGGCAATCAGTTTTTTAAGACTGCGGATGTATTGAAGCTGATGAATGTTGTCAGCAAGAATGACAGTAATCAGCTGGGTAATGCCAGCCAGGAGCAGATCCGCGCGAAGCGTCCGAGCATTTCTTGTTTTGCGACCGGCAACACAGAAAGAATCTTTGAAATGATTGAGTGACTGTTCAACAACACCGCGAATTTTATAGATTTGCTGCCACTCGTCAGTACCCCGAAGCGTACCTGGGTAAGCTCTAAGGTTTTTTTCAGGGTAAACATAGAACATCCGGCCACAGGAAGAAGGTGTGCAGGGTTTTTCGCAGAAACACTGACGTTTGGATTTACCGGATTGCTGCCTGACCCATCGGGTTTTGGGACAGGTAAATTTAAAGCGGACGAGACCATTTTTACGCCTGGTTTTACCTTCCGGTTTCATGGGAAGTGAAGGGTTGTCCGGACAACAGGGGATACCATGCTCATTAACCGGGCAATCGGAATAAGAAAGGGAGCCCCGCGAATTGAGGGGAATGAAGGCTTTTTCAAACTTTAAATCAGTCAGCAGCGAGTGATAAATGACTGAGCTGTCAAAAGCGGCATCACCAATAAAAAGTTTGGGAACAATCAGCGGATGCTTTTTAAAAAAGTCGGAAAGAACAGGAATAAGTGCTTTGGTATCATGGAGCGACTTGTCCTCGTCGGGAGAATCAGACTTTTTCTCAACAGCAATATCAGGATGATCAACCAGAAAGTTGGCATCATAAAAAGAGATATCCCGGACAATGCCAAGGCCGTTGGTGATCATGCCGAATTTATAGACATAACAGAAATGACCGTTGATATAAAGCTGTTTAATAGAAGAATTGGCTTTAGCGTGGGTGGGCATGGCGCCATAGGCGGCCTTGTAGGGATCATAGGAATCATTCAGCTGATGGGTTTTCTTGAAAGCTTTGAGCTGTTTGATGATTTTATTGGCAAATTTGGGATTATTTTCAGTAACATAGGCTTCAATTCCCGAAGTATCAAAGATGGTCATCATGGCCTTATGAGCATCGATCTTTTGGCAGATTGGTTCAGTTACATCAACAAGTTGATGAAAAAACGATTGTAAGTCCGGAAGATAATCTTGCTTGAAGCGAGTCAGCTGGGATGCGTGGGGAACTCTGCTGAAACCGCAGAAATCCCTTAATTCGCTGGAAAACTTGAGAAAAGTGATCAGCAGGGTGTCAGTGGGAATGGAAAAAATTCGCTGCAGAATGAATGCCCAAAGAATGGAACAAAGCTCAAAATCACGGTGTCGCCCATTACAAGCATAGTAATGACTGTAAAAAGAATGTGGAACCAGAGCATGAAGGTCAAGTTTTTCTTCCAGCAGTGAAAGAAAGTGATGTTTGTCCTGTTCAAAAAAATGAGTGCAATCAGCATAAATTTCAGCAAACGAAAGCTGTTTTTGTGGTAAAATATCCATATATAACTCCTTTCAGGATGATGGATTGTTGTGGTTGTAACTCAATTTTATCATAATCTGGTGAGGAGTTATATTTTTTTATGTTAAAAATATCCCGCTATTATGCGGGTTATGGCATTTCGCAAATGCCTATTTAATTTTAATAGGTAATTGCGAAATGAAAACAAAAATGAAAAAAATGAGAAAGTAGAGCATGAAGAGAGCTGATTAAAAAAGTATGACAAAAAAAGCAGGAAGCGTTGCAAAAAAAAGGCGCAAAAATAAAAGCCTGAGAAAAGCCTGAAAAAAACTTTATTTTAGCAGTTAGGCAATCAGTTTTTTAAGACTGCGGATGTATTGAAGCTGATGAATGTTGTCAGCAAGAATGACAGTAATCAGCTGGGTAATGCCAGCCAGGAGCAGATCCGCGCGAAGCGTCCGAGCATTTCTTGTTTTGCGACCGGCAACACAGAAAGAATCTTTGAAATGATTGAGTGACTGTTCAACAACACCGCGAATTTTATAGATTTGCTGCCACTCGTCAGTACCCCGAAGCGTACCTGGGTAAGCTCTAAGGTTTTTTTCAGGGTAAACATAGAACATCCGGCCACAGGAAGAAGGTGTGCAGGGTTTTTCGCAGAAACACTGACGTTTGGATTTACCGGATTGCTGCCTGACCCATCGGGTTTTGGGACAGGTAAATTTAAAGCGGACGAGACCATTTTTACGCCTGGTTTTACCTTCCGGTTTCATGGGAAGTGAAGGGTTGTCCGGACAACAGGGGATACCATGCTCATTAACCGGGCAATCGGAATAAGAAAGGGAGCCCCGCGAATTGAGGGGAATGAAGGCTTTTTCAAACTTTAAATCAGTCAGCAGCGAGTGATAAATGACTGAGCTGTCAAAAGCGGCATCACCAATAAAAAGTTTGGGAACAATCAGCGGATGCTTTTTAAAAAAGTCGGAAAGAACAGGAATAAGTGCTTTGGTATCATGGAGCGACTTGTCCTCGTCGGGAGAATCAGACTTTTTCTCAACAGCAATATCAGGATGATCAACCAGAAAGTTGGCATCATAAAAAGAGATATCCCGGACAATGCCAAGGCCGTTGGTGATCATGCCGAATTTATAGACATAACAGAAATGACCGTTGATATAAAGCTGTTTAATAGAAGAATTGGCTTTAGCGTGGGTGGGCATGGCGCCATAGGCGGCCTTGTAGGGATCATAGGAATCATTCAGCTGATGGGTTTTCTTGAAAGCTTTGAGCTGTTTGATGATTTTATTGGCAAATTTGGGATTATTTTCAGTAACATAGGCTTCAATTCCCGAAGTATCAAAGATGGTCATCATGGCCTTATGAGCATCGATCTTTTGGCAGATTGGTTCAGTTACATCAACAAGTTGATGAAAAAACGATTGTAAGTCCGGAAGATAATCTTGCTTGAAGCGAGTCAGCTGGGATGCGTGGGGAACTCTGCTGAAACCGCAGAAATCCCTTAATTCGCTGGAAAACTTGAGAAAAGTGATCAGCAGGGTGTCAGTGGGAATGGAAAAAATTCGCTGCAGAATGAATGCCCAAAGAATGGAACAAAGCTCAAAATCACGGTGTCGCCCATTACAAGCATAGTAATGACTGTAAAAAGAATGTGGAACCAGAGCATGAAGGTCAAGTTTTTCTTCCAGCAGTGAAAGAAAGTGATGTTTGTCCTGTTCAAAAAAATGAGTGCAATCAGCATAAATTTCAGCAAACGAAAGCTGTTTTTGTGGTAAAATATCCATATATAACTCCTTTCAGGATGATGGATTGTTGTGGTTGTAACTCAATTTTATCATAATCTGGTGAGGAGTTATATTTTTTTATGTTAAAAATATCCCGCTATTATGCGGGTTATGGCATTTCGCAAATGCCTATTTAATTTTAAAACATGGAGGTAGGATGATGTTTAAACGAATGATGATTGCTTCAGAAATGTCTGTGGATTCTTTTGAAATATTTGATCGGGTTAATGATCTGAAAATGCTGGGTACGGAAGATTGTATCCTTCTTCAATGTGTCAATGCTTCGGAAACCAATATTCAAGTTGCGTCTTATATGCAAAAGATCACGGAAGAAAATACCGAGAAACAAAAAGAGATTCTTATCGATCAGGGTTATCAGGTTGAAACACAAATACTTACCGGAAGCCCGAAAAAAGAAATTAATCGGCTTTCTGTTGATGAAAAAATAAATCTGATTGTAGCCGGTGCAGCCAAGCATACGATTATCGGGGAGTCTTTATTTGGGGGCGTGGCCTATGAACTGATGTATCATGCCATCAGGCCTCTGTTGCTCGTGCGTACGAGTGGGGACAGCGAAAAAGTCAATCCGAAACTATTCGACCATGTTCTTTATGCGACTGACTTTTCTGAAAATGCACGCACGGCCTATGCTTATATAAAAGAAATGGTCAGGAGTGGGATTAAAAAAATTACTCTGGTCCATGTGCTGGATAAGGATGTGATTAATCCATATCTTTTGGATCAGGCAGAAAATTTTAAAAAAATTGACCAGGAACGGTTGATGGAGATTAAAGAAGAACTTGAGACTTTGGGTGAGGTTGATATTTCTGTGGAGCTGCCATTAGGTTCGCCGACTGGTGAGCTGTTAAGGCTAATTGATGAAAAAGATATTTCGCTGGCTGTTATGGGAAGTCAGGGAAGAGGCTTTCTGGAACAGGTTTTTCTTGGCAGCGTGAGTCACAATATTGCCAGACACGCAAATGCTTCAGTACTATTGATTCCGGCTGCAAGAAACATTTTTTAGAGAAAAAAGGAAAATTACATTTGTAAGAGAGTTGGATATTAAAAAGGCGATCCCATAAATCATACAAGGTATATAGGGATCGCTTTTTGATGAGATTTAGTATTTATCATTATCTGAGTCTGTGCGAGAAATATTTAGTTTATCCGAAAATGATTTGGCCAGACTGGACTGATTAATGGATTTGGTATTTTTGCAGGAAATGTTTTTTAGTTCAAAAACATCGACCATTGATTTAAGGATATCAGCCTGATTGGAAAGTTCCTCACTGGCAACCGCACTTTCCTCTGCGGTTTCAGAGTTAGATTGAACCACTCTTGAAACCTGCTCTATCCCCTGTGTAATCCGCATAATTTCGTCGGCCTGATGATTGGAGTCAGCCGCAATGTTTCCCACCAGTTCGGTGACTTTTTCGATTTGGGCTAGAATAACACTTAAGCTTTCTGCAGTCTCATCAGCAATCTTTGTACCCACAGAGACTTTTTCAATAGAACCTTCAATTAGCGAGCTTGTTTGTTTAGCAGCTTCAGCACTGCGGGCAGCAAGGGCTCTGACTTCTTCGGCAACAACGGCAAAACCTTTACCATGGCTGCCGGCCCGGGCGGCTTCAACGGCGGCGTTTAAGGCCAGGATATTTGTTTGGAAGGCAATATCATCGATTACTTTAATGATCTTTGAAATGTTTTGGGAAGAATCATCGATATCAGACATAGCTGTAACCATACCTTCCATTTGACGATTTCCGGTTTGAGCATTCTTTTGAACCTCTGTTGCACGTTTGTTGGCTTCGGAAGCATTGTCGGCATTGCGTCTGCTTTCTGATAAAATTTCTTCAATAGAGGCACTCAGTTCCTGAATTGAGGCAGATTGTTCACTGGCTCCCTGAGACAGCTGCTGGCTGCCATCTGAGATTTGATGGGCACCTGACTCCACCTGTGAAGCTGATTTTTCAATTTCTGTCATTGTCTTAGTGAGATCATCGGTGATTTTGCTTAAAGCTGTTTTTATATAGGCAAAGTCCCCCAGGTAATCATTACTGATATCTACGTTAAAATTACCATTGCCGATGGCTGTCAGCTGGCTGGTGATCTCCTCCACATAGGTTTTCAGGAAGGCGATGGTATGGTTAAGATCATTCTTAATCTGATTATGATCACCTAAGTACTGGCCTGTTATAGATACGGATAAATCTCCCAGTGAAAGGTGAGCAAGAACGGTGGAAGCTTCTAGAATCGGAGCCAGGGTCGCATCGAGGGTTTGATTAAAACCTTCGATGATCAGCTTGTATTCGCCGTTTAAATTTTCTGAATTGCCGCGATTAGTCAGATTTCCGTCAATGGCAAGTTTAGTCATTCTACGGGTCTCATCGATAAGAATCTGTACATTTTCAAGCATCCTGATCATTGCCGGAATCATTTCATCATTTTCGCTGCGGCGACCAATTTCTTTGAGTTGCTCCAGGTCACGAAGGTCACCATCTGCCAGATTGGTTGATAAATCGACGATGCTTTTCAGCTGCTGATGGACAATATTGATTGAGCTGGCAATTTCCGCATATATGCCGCAACAGCTGGAATTGACGGTTTGAGACAGATCGTTCTGACTCATCAGGCCCAGGACCCGATTTCCTTCTTCAAGTGCGGATAATCCATCGATGCAGGCATTGATGCTTTCTTTAAAAGCATTAAAATCACCTGGGTAATCAGCAGTAATTTTTGGCGGAATTTCGCCTTTGCCTATTCGACTTGTATAGTCTATGGCAGTAAAAAGCGGATCAATTACTGAGTCGAGAGTGTTATTAAATCCAGTCAGAACTTCCTG
This genomic interval from Eubacteriaceae bacterium ES3 contains the following:
- a CDS encoding universal stress protein is translated as MMFKRMMIASEMSVDSFEIFDRVNDLKMLGTEDCILLQCVNASETNIQVASYMQKITEENTEKQKEILIDQGYQVETQILTGSPKKEINRLSVDEKINLIVAGAAKHTIIGESLFGGVAYELMYHAIRPLLLVRTSGDSEKVNPKLFDHVLYATDFSENARTAYAYIKEMVRSGIKKITLVHVLDKDVINPYLLDQAENFKKIDQERLMEIKEELETLGEVDISVELPLGSPTGELLRLIDEKDISLAVMGSQGRGFLEQVFLGSVSHNIARHANASVLLIPAARNIF
- a CDS encoding transposase → MLPQKQLSFAEIYADCTHFFEQDKHHFLSLLEEKLDLHALVPHSFYSHYYACNGRHRDFELCSILWAFILQRIFSIPTDTLLITFLKFSSELRDFCGFSRVPHASQLTRFKQDYLPDLQSFFHQLVDVTEPICQKIDAHKAMMTIFDTSGIEAYVTENNPKFANKIIKQLKAFKKTHQLNDSYDPYKAAYGAMPTHAKANSSIKQLYINGHFCYVYKFGMITNGLGIVRDISFYDANFLVDHPDIAVEKKSDSPDEDKSLHDTKALIPVLSDFFKKHPLIVPKLFIGDAAFDSSVIYHSLLTDLKFEKAFIPLNSRGSLSYSDCPVNEHGIPCCPDNPSLPMKPEGKTRRKNGLVRFKFTCPKTRWVRQQSGKSKRQCFCEKPCTPSSCGRMFYVYPEKNLRAYPGTLRGTDEWQQIYKIRGVVEQSLNHFKDSFCVAGRKTRNARTLRADLLLAGITQLITVILADNIHQLQYIRSLKKLIA
- a CDS encoding methyl-accepting chemotaxis protein, which produces MSRWISDLKIRTKLLLSFLIVALVAAIVGFFGVVSSMNLSHASESMYNNTTIQIASIGQISTAFEKVQFTTAQMLLEDDPDIIDSLYNTIADESLKINSLQEDFLNTDLSPAMQDLYEQFLAARELHKAEMNKILPLITENNDAQAIPMIEENGSLNISMKNQEDAINQLMDQALLEGSAQASQNVTNGQQTFILLNIITVAGIIIALVFAFILRNLICRPLQKTSEMIKTMRRGSLSRRLRFDRKDEIGDMAKAMDEFADDLQNTVIATLKKISDGDVSTDIEVIYDEDEILPALKETTLSIRGLINEVNSLSQSAVIGELSLRSDTSQFNGAYQEVLTGFNNTLDSVIDPLFTAIDYTSRIGKGEIPPKITADYPGDFNAFKESINACIDGLSALEEGNRVLGLMSQNDLSQTVNSSCCGIYAEIASSINIVHQQLKSIVDLSTNLADGDLRDLEQLKEIGRRSENDEMIPAMIRMLENVQILIDETRRMTKLAIDGNLTNRGNSENLNGEYKLIIEGFNQTLDATLAPILEASTVLAHLSLGDLSVSITGQYLGDHNQIKNDLNHTIAFLKTYVEEITSQLTAIGNGNFNVDISNDYLGDFAYIKTALSKITDDLTKTMTEIEKSASQVESGAHQISDGSQQLSQGASEQSASIQELSASIEEILSESRRNADNASEANKRATEVQKNAQTGNRQMEGMVTAMSDIDDSSQNISKIIKVIDDIAFQTNILALNAAVEAARAGSHGKGFAVVAEEVRALAARSAEAAKQTSSLIEGSIEKVSVGTKIADETAESLSVILAQIEKVTELVGNIAADSNHQADEIMRITQGIEQVSRVVQSNSETAEESAVASEELSNQADILKSMVDVFELKNISCKNTKSINQSSLAKSFSDKLNISRTDSDNDKY
- a CDS encoding transposase; its protein translation is MLPQKQLSFAEIYADCTHFFEQDKHHFLSLLEEKLDLHALVPHSFYSHYYACNGRHRDFELCSILWAFILQRIFSIPTDTLLITFLKFSSELRDFCGFSRVPHASQLTRFKQDYLPDLQSFFHQLVDVTEPICQKIDAHKAMMTIFDTSGIEAYVTENNPKFANKIIKQLKAFKKTHQLDDSYDPYKAAYGAMPTHAKANSSIKQLYINGHFCYVYKFGMITNGLGIVRDISFYDANFLVDHPDIAVEKKSDSPDEDKSLHDTKALIPVLSDFFKKHPLIVPKLFIGDAAFDSSVIYHSLLTDLKFEKAFIPLNSRGSLSYSDCPVNEHGIPCCPDNPSLPMKPEGKTRRKNGLVRFKFTCPKTRWVRQQSGKSKRQCFCEKPCTPSSCGRMFYVYPEKNLRAYPGTLRGTDEWQQIYKIRGVVEQSLNHFKDSFCVAGRKTRNARTLRADLLLAGITQLITVILADNIHQLQYIRSLKKLIA